Proteins found in one Magnetococcales bacterium genomic segment:
- a CDS encoding prepilin-type N-terminal cleavage/methylation domain-containing protein — MREPPPKIEKGFTLVEILISFSIMTIAMLVLFQGFSITLQNVETTVNYRQALHIAESRLAVVGMEVPLLAGEYSGDIVPFQWHLRIAPRESEEMYSEKQAVALFQVEVTVHWIDPGHKEQSVTLTTVRLGKAA; from the coding sequence TCGTGGAGATCCTCATCTCATTCTCCATTATGACAATTGCCATGCTTGTCCTCTTTCAGGGATTTTCCATCACGCTTCAAAATGTCGAAACAACGGTGAATTACAGACAAGCCCTGCATATCGCCGAATCCAGATTGGCCGTGGTTGGCATGGAAGTTCCTTTACTTGCAGGCGAGTACTCCGGGGATATTGTTCCGTTCCAATGGCATCTGCGGATCGCCCCTCGGGAGAGTGAGGAGATGTATTCGGAAAAGCAAGCGGTGGCGCTGTTTCAAGTTGAGGTGACGGTGCATTGGATTGATCCGGGGCACAAAGAACAATCCGTCACCCTGACAACCGTGCGGTTGGGGAAGGCCGCGTGA